DNA from Desulfarculus baarsii DSM 2075:
TCGGATTATACTCGGTAAACTTGCCGTTATTATGATGAATCCCAAGAAAATTCAATAGAACGCGGCAATAAAGAATGCCAGATTCTGCCAAGGCATTAGTTAATGGCCTTGCATCGGGAAAATTAACCTGAGCGCCAGATAACGACAAAGACAAGCTGGAATTGCCAAGGCTAGAATCGAGGACTGAACATGCCCAGCACAACCCGTCAAGAAGTTGCAATCTGTATGGCAAGTGCTCGTCAAGCATTTCAATTTGCTCTGGACAAAGTGATTTTTTGTCAACCATTGCCAAACTTCCATGCATGAATATTGTTATTCTATATCATATAGTTCCTCGTGCATGATGCGCCGCAGGCGATGCTCGCAACGGCGGCGTGGCGCGAGTGGCGCCGGTGCTCAGTGGTCGTGGTGGTCGTGGTCATCATGGCCGTGGTGGCCGTGGCCGTGACCGCCTTGCCCGTGGCCGCCGGCGGCCACGTAGCGAGCCTCCAGGGGCCCCGGCGCGCTGGCCCGCCAGGTCTCCTCGCCCACCAGATGCACGGCCTGGCCGGCCTGCAAAACGAGCTTTTGGCCGTCATGCTCCAGCTCCAGGCTGCCGGCCACCACGCAGATGATCTCCTCGTGGCCCACGCCGGGCTTGAGCAGGCGGGGCGGCTCGCCGGGTTGGAGCACGCCATAGAGCATGTAGCAGGCGTGGGTGTCCAGATCCTTGAGCCCCAGCACCGTCTCGCCGCCTTCACGGGCCGCCCGGCCCACCAGGTCGAAAATCGTCTTGACCATAACTACTCGCCTCCCGCCCGCTTCATGGCTTGATATAGGCCCAGCCGTCGTGTTGCAGCTCGACCAGCTCCACAATGCCGGCCGGCACGACTTCCACGCCGGCCGGCAGCTTGTCGCGGTCCACGCCAAACTTGACCAGGGCGTTGTTGCACAACGCCACCCGCACGCCCCTGGCCGCCAACTCGGCAAAGGCCTGGGCCCTGACCCCGCCGCCATCGTGGAAAAAATTGGCCGCCGGGCCGTTGAACAGCAGCACGATGCGCGCCTGGCCGACGGCCTTCAGGTAATTGTCGATGTTGGCCAGGGCCACGTCCAGGATTTTGTCCTCGGCCATGTCCACATGAAAAACCGCCTTGTGCTTCACGTCGTTCCTCCAGGCAAGATCAGCGCCTCGTCGGGCGCGGGCTGGCCCATGGCCGCACACATCACCGGATCGGCGGCCATGGGGTCGCCGGCCCGGAAACGGCAGCCGCCGCCGCACTCGTCGGCCACGGGGCACTCGCGGCAGCCGGCCACATCGGCCAGGGCCAAGGGCTGGCGTCTGGCCCAGCAGGCCCACAGGCCTTCCTCGGCCCGGCCCAGGGGCGTGTCGAGATAAAAGCCGCATTGGGCCACCCGGCCGTCGGGGGCCACCGTGCACAGGTGCAGCCCGCAGGCCATGCCCTCGCCGCCGCCGTGATAGGCCCCGCCATAGGCGTGGGCCATGGCCTGGGCGGCCTGTTGGGGGGTGATGGCCAGTTGGGGGTTGTCGCCCAGGCGGCCAACAAGGCAGGGCGCGTCCACGCCCCACTCCCTGGCCCCCAACGAGCGCGCCAGTTGGCCCAGGCGCTCGAACTGATCCAGGTTGGCCGCGTGGGCCATGGTGGCCAGCGACAGATCCAGGCCGCGCTCCCGCGTCAGGCGCGCCGCCTCCAGGGCCTTGGCGAAGGCGCCCCGGCCGCGCAGGGCCTCGTGGCCTTCTTCCAGGCCGTCGAGGCTGATCTGCACCTCGTCCACGTTGAGCGCCGCCAGCGCCTCGGAGCTCAGCAGGTGGCCGTTGGACAACAGCACCCGCCGCACGGGCAAGGCGGCCAGGCAGGCGTTGATCTGGGGCCATTGGGGATGACTGAGCGGCTCGCCGCCGCTGATCAACAGCCGCAGACCGCCCATGTCGGCGAACTCGCGGACCAGGGCGGCAAAGAGGCCGACGGGCATGTCCACGGACCTGGCCTGGCCCAGGTAGCAATGCCGACAGGCCAGATTGCAGCGCCAGGTGATTTGCAGCTCCAGATAACGCAGGCTGGGCGTGGGGCTGGTGGGCGCGGCCAAGGGCCGGGGCCGGGGCTGGTCCAAAAGCTCCAGCAGGCCCTCGGCCAGGCAATATTCCAGAAACTCGCGCTCCAGGCCCAGTTGCGAAAGCCGGTTGCCGCCGTTACAGCGCAGCAGCGCCTCCAGGGCCTCGTCGCTGAGCTCGTAAAGTTCGTCGGCGCGGCGGTCGTAGAGGCAGGGGCTTTCCAGGCGGCGCAGGCTGGCGTGATCGGCCAAGCGCGCGAAGGGGTCGGCGATGGTCATGATTGCAGGTCCAATTCGACGCCGGCGGCCAGCAGCCCGGCCACGGCCCGCAGGCCGCCGCAGGGTTGGCATTGCGCGGCGGGCACGGCCGGGTCGCGGAAATCGCAGCCGTCGATCAAAAAGGCGCAAGACCGGCACACGGCCCACAACCGGGGGTCGTCGTCGTCCAGGCCGAACAGGTCTGGCGCGCTCTCGGGCCTCAGGCCGTCAACGGCCGCGCCCAGCCCTGGCCTGGCCGCCAGCCATTCCACGCCGCCGCAGCCGGGGTCTTCTTTTTTGCCGGGCTTGTAGTATCGGCACATGCGCGGGCAGATCGCTTGTCGCATGGGGCAGCCTCGGGTCAACACAGCCAAATAGAAAGGGGAGGCATGCCAGCCTCCCCTTTTTGCCGCCTTCAGTCAGGCTAGCAGGAGCTCTTGCACTTGCAGAGCCCGCGCTGGGTGCGCTCGATCTTCTTGATCTTCATGCTCGCGTCTCCCGGTTTTGGCCCCTTCGTGGGGCGGTTGATGGTTTAAATTCTGCGGCCGATTATTTTGTTTGTCAAGGCCAAATCAAGGCAAAGTTGGCGTGGGCGCGGGCCTTTGCTATACTGGCCCGACGCGAAAGGATGCTTCATGTCCGAAATCCTGCTTTGGTTCGTGGTGTTGGCCGGCGCGCTGGCCGTGTTGATCAAGGGGGCCGACGTTTTTGTCGAGCAAGCCGCCACTCTGGCCCGGGCCCTTGGCGTCTCCGACGCCATCATCGGCGTGACCCTGGTGGCCCTGGGCACCAGCCTGCCCGAATTGGCCGCCAGCCTGGCCTCGGCCCTGGACGGGGCGGGCGAGTTCGTGGGCCGGCACGGTGGTGGGCTCCAACGTGGCCAACATCGGCCTGATCATGGGCGCGGCGGCCCTGGCCTTTCGCGGCTTTTCGGTGGGGCCGCAACTCATGCGCCTGGACATGCCGGTGCTGATCGTCTCGGCCTTGGTTTTGGCCCTGATGCTGCAAGACGGGCGCGTCGAGGCCAGCGAGGGCGTGGTGTTGCTGCTGCTCTACGCGGTCTACCTCAGCCAATCCCTGCGCCGCCAGGCCGATGACGACGCCCCCCGCCAACGGCCGAGCCTGAAGACGTGGG
Protein-coding regions in this window:
- a CDS encoding cupin domain-containing protein produces the protein MVKTIFDLVGRAAREGGETVLGLKDLDTHACYMLYGVLQPGEPPRLLKPGVGHEEIICVVAGSLELEHDGQKLVLQAGQAVHLVGEETWRASAPGPLEARYVAAGGHGQGGHGHGHHGHDDHDHHDH
- a CDS encoding DsrE family protein, producing the protein MKHKAVFHVDMAEDKILDVALANIDNYLKAVGQARIVLLFNGPAANFFHDGGGVRAQAFAELAARGVRVALCNNALVKFGVDRDKLPAGVEVVPAGIVELVELQHDGWAYIKP
- a CDS encoding radical SAM/SPASM domain-containing protein; translation: MTIADPFARLADHASLRRLESPCLYDRRADELYELSDEALEALLRCNGGNRLSQLGLEREFLEYCLAEGLLELLDQPRPRPLAAPTSPTPSLRYLELQITWRCNLACRHCYLGQARSVDMPVGLFAALVREFADMGGLRLLISGGEPLSHPQWPQINACLAALPVRRVLLSNGHLLSSEALAALNVDEVQISLDGLEEGHEALRGRGAFAKALEAARLTRERGLDLSLATMAHAANLDQFERLGQLARSLGAREWGVDAPCLVGRLGDNPQLAITPQQAAQAMAHAYGGAYHGGGEGMACGLHLCTVAPDGRVAQCGFYLDTPLGRAEEGLWACWARRQPLALADVAGCRECPVADECGGGCRFRAGDPMAADPVMCAAMGQPAPDEALILPGGTT